From the genome of Eucalyptus grandis isolate ANBG69807.140 chromosome 2, ASM1654582v1, whole genome shotgun sequence, one region includes:
- the LOC120290051 gene encoding 11-beta-hydroxysteroid dehydrogenase A-like — protein sequence MDLIHKLLNLVAPPFTFFSLCLFLPPFYAFKFFLSTLSSVFSESVEGKVVLITGASSGIGEYLAYEYAKRGACSALVARREISLREVAEGARKLGSPDVVVIQADVSLVDDCRRLVNETMNQLQRRPSFLFLSSSHLVALYERPNLDLMV from the exons ATGGATTTGATCCACAAGCTCCTGAACCTGGTGGCTCCtcctttcactttcttttccctctGCCTCTTCTTGCCCCCTTTCTACGCTTTCAAGTTCTTCCTCTCCACCTTGAGCTCCGTCTTCAGCGAGAGTGTCGAAGGTAAGGTCGTTCTGATCACTGGTGCTTCCTCTGGCATCGGAGAG TACCTGGCTTATGAGTATGCGAAGAGGGGTGCATGCTCGGCTCTGGTGGCCCGGCGGGAGATCTCGCTGCGGGAAGTGGCGGAGGGGGCCAGGAAGTTGGGCTCTCCAGACGTCGTAGTCATTCAGGCCGATGTCTCCCTAGTTGATGACTGCAGGCGCCTCGTCAATGAGACCATGAATCAATTACAAAGACGTCCCTCGTTCttgtttctctcttcttctcattTGGTTGCTTTGTATGAACGGCCTAATTTAGATTTAATGGTTTGA
- the LOC104416657 gene encoding HVA22-like protein d isoform X1 — translation MSHKWTFLTLALALARSIAGYFFLALARSIDEYFSIDGYFNALARSIDGYFFALAHSIAGPVLMLLYPLYRSAKTIEKSKKASAKKEEEKSKKDNEQWLVYWILYSFLTLLEMLLESLLEHIPIWYDVKLILTAWLVLPPFNGATVLYESYAHGPICRVLSRISSLTPP, via the exons ATGAGTCATAAATGGACTTTCCTAACgctcgctctcgctctcgctcgcTCCATCGCCGGGTACTTCTTCTTAGCTCTCGCTCGCTCCATCGACGAGTACTTCTCCATCGACGGGTACTTCAACGCTCTCGCTCGCTCCATCGACGGGTACTTCTTCGCTCTCGCTCACTCCATCGCCGg GCCGGTGCTGATGCTACTCTATCCTCT GTACCGGTCTGCGAAGACCATAGAGAAATCCAAGAAAGCTTCagcgaaaaaagaagaagagaaatccaAGAAAGACAATGAGCAGTGGCTGGTTTACTGGATCCTCTATTCCTTCCTCACCCTCCTCGAGATGCTCCTCGAGAGTCTTCTTGAGCA CATACCCATATGGTACGATGTGAAGCTCATTTTGACAGCGTGGCTGGTCCTCCCTCCCTTCAATGGCGCGACTGTCCTGTACGAGAGCTACGCGCATGGGCCCATCTGCAGGGTCCTCTCTCGGATCTCCTCCTTAACTCCTCCCTGA